GGTCGGTGGGCGACTTGATGGCCTCGAAAACCTCGATACGGCAGGTCACGCTTGGGCCGCTTCCAAATCCTGCTCCACTCGGGCGATCTCGGCCCGGTACCACCCGGCCTCCTGGAAGTTGCGCAGACCGAATTGGTCCGCCATCGACTGGAGAGCGGTCAGCTTGGCCGACAATGCCCCAACGTGGGCGGCGTCGGCGGCCAGAACTATGTCAGCCAGGTGCAGGGCTTCGAGTTCCTCACCGGCAGCCAGCCGTTCTTCGCAGCGGGCCACCAAGGCATCGGCCCCGGCCAGGTCCACCACATCGGGGTACACCGCCTCGGGGGCAGTGGCGTAGAGATCAGAGGTGGACTGATAGGTGAACCAGCCGGCCAGGCTCTCCCAGATGGCCCGAACGCCCCAGTCCACCCGGCCGTAGGTCTCGTTCAACGGAGAGTCGTCGGGCAGGCGGATCTCCTTCATGAGCGTGAAGGGGTCTTTGCCTTCGTTCATTCCGTCGATCACCCGGTCCCACACCCATTCCACGCCGTCGTGCATCCGGGTGAGCACCTCCCGCACCTGGTCTTTGCCCATCACCGGCTCGAAGTGCCCGGCCAGGGCGATCTCGGGCTCCAGGTCGCGCACTTCGCGCAGCGACTCCATGTATTGCTGGGCGTCGCGGTAGGGCTCGCCCCGCAGGGTGAACAGGTTGGGGAAGGCGTCGATGATCGGGCCCCACAGATCACCCACGAAGGCGGCCCGCAGCTCGGGCACCCACACCGTTAGCCCGTCGGGACCCTCGGCGCCGGGGGTGTGCATCACCTCGAAGGTGAGGTCGCCCACCTCGAGGGTGTGGGAGCGGTCGACCACGATGTCGACTTCGATAGGCGGGGTGGGCTCTACTCGGCCGGATTCGGTGCGGAGGTTCATGGCCGCCCCCCACAGGATCTTGGCCCGATCCACGCGGAATTGGGTCAGCTGGCGGTATTGCTCATCGCGCTGGAGGCACAGGCGGTGGGCCACCACTTGGGCCCCCTCCCGGGACCAGAGCCGGTGACCGCCGATGTGGTCCTCGTGGGCGTGGGTCAGAACGATGTAGCGCACCGGATCGCCCGGCACGGCCGCTAGCTGGCGGTGGAAGCGGCGGGCGTCGCCGGCCAGTCCGGCGTCGATCATCACGCTGCCCTCGGGTGTGGCCACC
The bacterium genome window above contains:
- a CDS encoding MBL fold metallo-hydrolase, whose translation is MADERVSELIGRDGPETATEVADRIWMAVGTANAYKVATPEGSVMIDAGLAGDARRFHRQLAAVPGDPVRYIVLTHAHEDHIGGHRLWSREGAQVVAHRLCLQRDEQYRQLTQFRVDRAKILWGAAMNLRTESGRVEPTPPIEVDIVVDRSHTLEVGDLTFEVMHTPGAEGPDGLTVWVPELRAAFVGDLWGPIIDAFPNLFTLRGEPYRDAQQYMESLREVRDLEPEIALAGHFEPVMGKDQVREVLTRMHDGVEWVWDRVIDGMNEGKDPFTLMKEIRLPDDSPLNETYGRVDWGVRAIWESLAGWFTYQSTSDLYATAPEAVYPDVVDLAGADALVARCEERLAAGEELEALHLADIVLAADAAHVGALSAKLTALQSMADQFGLRNFQEAGWYRAEIARVEQDLEAAQA